The DNA region CGCCAAGAATTTGAAATTAAAAAATTCGAAGAAGCGCGTGAGAATTTTGCCAAAAATGCCAAAAAAGAAGTGCAAAAAGAAAAAATGATTATCTCTTTAGGGGATAAAACTAAGCCTAGCATTTATGTTTTCTCAGACCCAGAATGCCCTTATTGTATCGAGCAGCTTAAAAGTATAGAAGAAGAGCTTAAAACCAAGCAAATCAACCTTATCCTAACCCCAGTCGCACACGGAAAAAGTGCTTTTGAAAAATCCGCTTTGATTTATAAAGAAAGCAAAAATGCCAAAACAGACGCCGAAAAACTTGCCATTTTAAGAAAGTATTTTGACCCAGAGCTTAAAAGCTACCCTAAAATAAGCGAAGCCGAAACTAAAGCCATTTTTGAACTTTATAGAAAATATCGCTCCTTAGGACTTGTCGCTACACCGACCATCATAGAATGAAAAATTTTCTTATCCTTTTCATCGCCCTCTTTTTAAGTGCTTGCACGAATAAAACTTTCGTGCAAAGTGCCATTGAAACTAACAACGAGGGCGTTTTCATCAAGGCTAAGAAAAATGAAAGCTTTAAAATCATCTTTCATAACGCCTCCTCCACACAAAGCGAACTTGCTTT from Campylobacter upsaliensis includes:
- a CDS encoding thioredoxin fold domain-containing protein; translation: MKKIILLASACLSLFAASDKEILDFYSSSVKAQFPDAKLSIVKREKVADTGFESVVLSIEVQGAKQEEVLFTKDNLIVPDIIDLKAKISYRQEFEIKKFEEARENFAKNAKKEVQKEKMIISLGDKTKPSIYVFSDPECPYCIEQLKSIEEELKTKQINLILTPVAHGKSAFEKSALIYKESKNAKTDAEKLAILRKYFDPELKSYPKISEAETKAIFELYRKYRSLGLVATPTIIE